A single region of the Solirubrobacterales bacterium genome encodes:
- the meaB gene encoding methylmalonyl Co-A mutase-associated GTPase MeaB, whose amino-acid sequence MKTASAPELAAKLITGDKRALARAISLVENNDPIGWELVKEVYPHTGKAKMVGLTGPPGVGKSTLIGGLVKQLRERDETIAVLSIDPSSPFTHGALLGDRIRLTEHFLDPGVFIRSMANRGALGGLSEATLQAALLMDAAGRDNVLIETVGVGQAEVDVIDHADTIVLALMPGSGDSVQALKAGVMEIPDVIVVNKADHPMTQTLVREIRGVLALGHAEDGWTPPIVETQAAHGIGIEELLVAIESHRAHIIEQGTLAERRRRNLRNEVMELATITLRRELEASITQDAQVQELLDQVVERKLDPGSAAREILRRREEEN is encoded by the coding sequence ATGAAGACTGCCTCCGCCCCAGAGCTCGCCGCAAAACTGATCACCGGTGACAAACGCGCGCTCGCGCGCGCGATCAGCCTGGTCGAGAACAACGATCCGATCGGCTGGGAGCTGGTCAAAGAGGTCTACCCGCACACCGGCAAGGCGAAGATGGTCGGGCTCACAGGACCGCCGGGCGTTGGCAAGTCAACGCTGATCGGCGGCCTTGTCAAGCAGCTGCGCGAGCGCGACGAAACGATCGCCGTGCTCTCGATCGATCCGTCGAGTCCGTTCACGCATGGCGCTCTGCTCGGCGATCGCATCCGACTGACCGAGCATTTCCTTGACCCGGGCGTGTTCATCCGATCGATGGCGAACCGTGGCGCGCTGGGCGGACTCTCCGAGGCGACGCTCCAGGCCGCGCTGCTCATGGATGCCGCCGGTCGCGACAACGTCCTGATCGAAACGGTCGGAGTCGGACAGGCCGAAGTCGATGTGATTGACCACGCAGACACGATCGTGCTTGCGCTGATGCCCGGAAGCGGCGACAGCGTTCAGGCACTGAAGGCCGGCGTGATGGAGATCCCCGACGTGATCGTCGTCAACAAGGCCGACCATCCGATGACTCAGACGCTCGTGCGTGAGATCCGCGGCGTACTCGCGCTCGGACACGCCGAAGACGGCTGGACCCCGCCGATCGTCGAGACTCAGGCGGCGCACGGAATCGGAATCGAGGAGTTGCTTGTGGCGATCGAATCGCACCGCGCGCACATCATCGAGCAGGGCACGCTCGCCGAGCGCCGGCGTCGCAACCTGCGCAATGAAGTGATGGAACTTGCAACGATCACTCTTCGGCGCGAGCTCGAAGCATCGATCACTCAGGACGCACAGGTCCAGGAGCTGCTCGATCAGGTCGTCGAAAGAAAGCTCGACCCCGGAAGTGCTGCGCGTGAAATCCTTCGCCGCAGGGAAGAAGAGAACTAA
- a CDS encoding RNA polymerase sigma factor translates to MEASPTYEPLSQHPAATRLMNAQPDAVLCRLAARGNVGAYDAIYQRYRQPVYAFVFHLLGRANGADDAEDITQDVFTRAFAGIREQRVNGGFRSWLFTIARNRTFDEIRSGRQKVVSLDAEHADPPEAPEAQQPAEQAEQRAEFAWLMSAVADLPERQREALLLREMGGFSHERIAEELGTSVSATKKLISRGRDGVGAAAANVGYNRFSKRRLGHDLAMAAPIVPISITLASLGITGGVAAGGAAAGGALAGGGAVIGGKTAATALTFLAIGGGAVAVEHDTSKGRKAQSTAAQEQAIAGPVKTERVANGVTNGRPALPFGVVDGRRGRGRDEGADDRRDARDDDSGRGPGPDDRGGREDSRRRGSSEGRPSQDDLESGEREEDRSGRGRGGDSGPSGSGSDDAIESEDPPRPPEIEDGGSDQSGKGSGSREDPEIDNISDDSLDD, encoded by the coding sequence TTGGAAGCATCCCCCACATACGAACCGCTGTCGCAGCACCCAGCTGCCACGCGGCTGATGAACGCCCAGCCCGACGCTGTGCTCTGCCGCCTGGCTGCGCGCGGAAATGTCGGCGCTTACGACGCGATCTACCAGCGCTATCGCCAGCCTGTCTACGCCTTTGTCTTTCATCTGCTTGGTCGCGCAAACGGAGCCGACGACGCTGAGGACATCACGCAGGATGTCTTCACACGGGCGTTCGCCGGGATCCGTGAACAACGCGTGAACGGCGGCTTCCGCAGCTGGCTCTTCACGATTGCCCGCAATCGCACCTTCGACGAGATCCGCAGCGGCCGGCAGAAGGTCGTTTCGCTCGACGCCGAACACGCAGATCCACCTGAGGCGCCCGAGGCGCAGCAGCCGGCCGAACAGGCCGAGCAGCGCGCCGAGTTTGCCTGGCTGATGTCCGCCGTCGCCGACCTGCCCGAGCGCCAGCGCGAGGCACTGCTGCTGCGCGAGATGGGCGGCTTCTCGCACGAGCGCATCGCCGAAGAGCTCGGCACAAGCGTCTCTGCGACCAAGAAATTGATCAGCCGCGGACGCGATGGCGTCGGCGCTGCGGCCGCAAACGTCGGCTACAACCGATTCTCGAAGCGGCGCCTCGGCCACGACCTCGCGATGGCTGCGCCGATCGTGCCCATCTCGATCACGTTGGCGTCGCTGGGCATCACCGGCGGGGTTGCGGCGGGCGGCGCGGCTGCCGGTGGCGCGCTCGCAGGTGGAGGAGCAGTCATAGGCGGTAAGACCGCGGCGACTGCGCTGACCTTCCTTGCGATCGGCGGCGGAGCGGTTGCGGTCGAGCACGACACGTCAAAAGGCCGCAAGGCGCAATCAACTGCCGCCCAGGAACAGGCGATCGCCGGGCCGGTAAAGACTGAGCGCGTCGCAAACGGAGTGACCAACGGGCGACCGGCACTGCCGTTCGGCGTGGTCGATGGCAGGCGCGGCCGCGGTCGTGACGAGGGCGCAGACGATCGCCGCGATGCACGCGATGACGATTCAGGGCGTGGCCCGGGGCCAGATGATCGCGGCGGGCGCGAGGACTCTCGTCGCCGTGGATCCTCCGAGGGCCGTCCGAGCCAGGACGACCTTGAGTCTGGCGAGCGCGAAGAAGACCGAAGCGGCCGTGGCCGCGGTGGCGACTCAGGACCTTCCGGCTCTGGTTCCGACGACGCAATCGAGAGCGAGGATCCGCCGCGACCGCCAGAGATAGAGGATGGCGGTTCGGACCAGAGCGGCAAAGGTTCTGGTTCCCGCGAGGATCCAGAGATCGACAACATCTCGGACGACTCCCTGGACGACTGA
- a CDS encoding sigma-70 family RNA polymerase sigma factor produces the protein MEPRVIPISNRSSTARARVWSLQPDAVLCSAASHGNELAFSELHRRHYPALRAFVFHLLGSRHRHEDAEDVVQDAFARAFDALSERRFSGDFRRWIFTIARNRSIDLLRGERVRLVSLDAEGTEAAVPVAAEATTPVAVAEAHEEVAWLVAAIEKLPERQRSALLLRELGGLSHLEIAQTLETTAGSARQLITRARDGIRDAAQRDGREHETSKRGGLQRELLNAAPVLPLAATGVVASAGVTAGGGLAIGKLAATAFAAIVLAGTAGEVAREVAGAGDSPSAPVSAQSGESNSARPVFPRDERRRESGARSDLKLQAKDAPIRENLKATPSATSPDAAPSVSADQAKRADVDVPDDVAPKVVQPVEEVVELPGKVVEHVVGGLDGSTPLDQTVGNVVGEVTGTLGEVTSGLPAPNSR, from the coding sequence TTGGAACCGCGAGTCATACCGATCTCGAACCGCTCGAGCACAGCGCGCGCCCGCGTCTGGAGCCTGCAGCCCGATGCAGTGCTCTGCAGCGCCGCGTCTCATGGCAACGAGTTGGCGTTCAGCGAGCTGCACCGGCGGCACTATCCGGCGCTTCGTGCGTTCGTATTTCACCTGCTTGGCTCGCGCCACCGGCACGAGGACGCCGAGGACGTGGTTCAGGATGCATTCGCCCGAGCGTTCGACGCGCTCAGCGAGCGGCGCTTCAGCGGCGACTTCCGGCGTTGGATTTTCACGATTGCACGCAATCGATCGATCGACCTGCTGCGCGGAGAGCGCGTTCGACTTGTCTCGCTCGATGCCGAGGGCACCGAAGCAGCAGTGCCGGTGGCCGCGGAGGCAACGACGCCGGTTGCGGTGGCCGAGGCTCACGAAGAGGTTGCATGGCTTGTCGCGGCGATCGAGAAGCTGCCCGAGCGTCAACGCAGCGCGCTGTTGTTGCGAGAGCTCGGCGGGTTGTCGCATTTGGAGATCGCACAGACGCTTGAGACGACGGCCGGCTCTGCCCGCCAGTTGATCACCCGCGCCCGCGATGGCATTCGCGATGCCGCGCAGCGCGACGGCCGTGAGCACGAGACAAGCAAGCGCGGGGGCCTGCAGCGCGAGCTGCTCAACGCGGCACCGGTCTTGCCGCTCGCGGCCACCGGCGTGGTTGCCTCGGCCGGAGTGACTGCGGGTGGAGGACTTGCGATCGGCAAGCTTGCCGCGACGGCATTCGCGGCGATCGTCCTGGCGGGCACGGCGGGAGAAGTTGCGCGCGAAGTGGCTGGCGCTGGCGATTCGCCGAGTGCGCCGGTTTCGGCCCAGTCCGGTGAGTCGAACAGCGCCAGGCCCGTCTTCCCGCGCGACGAGCGACGCCGTGAGTCGGGTGCGCGATCAGATCTGAAGCTGCAGGCCAAGGACGCACCGATCCGGGAGAACTTGAAGGCAACGCCGAGCGCGACAAGCCCGGATGCAGCCCCTTCGGTTTCCGCGGACCAGGCCAAGCGGGCCGACGTGGATGTGCCAGATGACGTTGCGCCGAAAGTCGTTCAGCCGGTCGAGGAGGTCGTCGAGCTTCCGGGCAAAGTCGTCGAACACGTCGTCGGCGGACTCGACGGATCGACGCCGCTGGACCAGACGGTCGGAAACGTTGTCGGCGAGGTCACCGGGACGCTCGGCGAAGTGACTTCGGGCCTGCCCGCCCCGAACTCGCGTTAG
- a CDS encoding glycosyltransferase family 4 protein, producing MRTLILSWEYPPLIEGGLARHVRKLSENLVELGVEVHVLTRGDGSAADEQLLNGVHVHRVREPDRPRDLGEFVTWIEHMNTDMLSAGVALGDDLDFDVVHGHDWLVASACDHLARRFDRPLVMTIHATEYGRHQGWVDKHPQSHIHGVEKWVTNRADKVIACSAYMREHIADIYALEENDVNVIPNGIDPDDLRPMDNLDELRSAFAAPDEKLVLLVGRLVYEKGFQVALEALPTLIKNVGKVRFLIAGSGTHEEELKAQAESLGLMEHGTFVGWIGDDVLHSLYKIADLTVVPSIYEPFGLVALEAMASGCPCIVADTGGLREVVPTEKVGLRFQSRDPESLARMAERVLTDPELRDRLVTEASDHVLTFDWLDVARTTVELYEDAVTVGPGAPAASRS from the coding sequence TTGCGCACACTGATTCTTTCCTGGGAGTACCCGCCGCTGATCGAAGGCGGTCTCGCACGCCACGTCCGCAAGCTTTCCGAGAATCTCGTCGAGCTTGGCGTCGAAGTGCACGTGCTCACGCGCGGTGACGGCTCTGCCGCCGATGAGCAACTGCTGAACGGAGTCCACGTGCACCGAGTGCGCGAGCCCGACCGCCCGCGCGACCTCGGCGAGTTCGTCACCTGGATCGAGCACATGAACACCGACATGCTCAGCGCGGGCGTTGCGCTTGGTGACGACCTGGACTTTGATGTCGTGCACGGCCATGACTGGCTCGTCGCCTCGGCCTGCGACCACCTTGCGCGCCGCTTCGATCGGCCGCTCGTGATGACGATCCATGCCACCGAGTATGGACGCCACCAGGGCTGGGTGGACAAGCACCCGCAGAGTCACATTCACGGCGTCGAGAAGTGGGTCACAAACCGCGCCGACAAGGTGATCGCATGCTCTGCCTACATGCGCGAGCACATCGCAGACATCTACGCCCTCGAAGAGAACGACGTCAACGTCATCCCCAACGGGATCGACCCCGACGACCTGCGCCCGATGGACAACCTTGACGAGCTGCGCTCTGCCTTTGCCGCGCCCGACGAGAAGCTCGTGCTGCTGGTCGGCCGGCTGGTCTACGAGAAGGGGTTCCAGGTTGCCCTCGAGGCGCTGCCCACGCTGATCAAGAACGTCGGCAAAGTCCGCTTCCTGATCGCTGGTTCTGGCACACACGAAGAAGAGCTCAAGGCTCAGGCCGAGAGCCTCGGCCTGATGGAGCACGGCACCTTCGTCGGCTGGATCGGCGACGACGTGTTGCACTCGCTATACAAGATCGCCGACCTCACGGTCGTGCCCTCGATCTACGAACCATTTGGGCTGGTCGCGCTCGAGGCGATGGCCAGCGGCTGCCCGTGCATCGTCGCCGACACGGGCGGTCTGCGGGAAGTCGTACCGACAGAAAAGGTTGGCCTGCGCTTCCAGTCACGTGATCCAGAGTCGCTTGCGCGAATGGCAGAGCGCGTCCTCACCGACCCCGAGCTGCGCGACCGTCTGGTCACAGAAGCATCAGACCACGTTCTGACCTTCGACTGGCTGGACGTCGCGCGTACGACTGTTGAACTCTACGAGGATGCCGTAACAGTCGGGCCCGGCGCGCCAGCGGCCAGCCGTTCCTGA
- a CDS encoding acyltransferase, which translates to MIKNRLFRKRYLAAYLRMFNHKVIHRRSYGRKIHTDGLCFVGNKVKIEIGPLAHVYLDRWCWVGNRTKLRSHGGFIRIGSKTVLGEEITFSCYEEISIGRECIIADRTMFIDFDHIVEDPEQAIRKQGLYSKPVRVGNNVWIGYGASILRGVTIGDGAVIGTYAVVTKDVPANAIVGGIPARVLRMRDEPERLTWEN; encoded by the coding sequence ATGATCAAGAACCGGCTGTTCCGCAAGCGCTACCTCGCGGCTTATCTGCGGATGTTCAACCACAAGGTCATCCACCGTCGCTCTTACGGCCGCAAGATTCACACCGATGGGCTGTGCTTCGTCGGCAACAAAGTAAAGATCGAGATTGGGCCACTGGCGCACGTGTACCTAGACCGTTGGTGCTGGGTCGGCAACCGCACGAAGCTGCGCTCGCACGGAGGGTTCATCCGCATCGGCAGCAAGACCGTGCTCGGCGAGGAGATCACCTTCAGTTGTTACGAGGAGATCTCGATCGGACGCGAGTGCATCATCGCCGACCGCACGATGTTCATCGACTTTGATCACATCGTCGAGGATCCCGAGCAGGCGATTCGTAAGCAAGGGCTCTACAGCAAGCCGGTGCGGGTCGGCAACAACGTCTGGATCGGGTACGGCGCATCGATTCTGCGCGGCGTGACGATTGGCGACGGCGCCGTGATCGGCACGTATGCGGTGGTCACCAAGGACGTCCCCGCCAACGCGATCGTCGGCGGAATTCCGGCGCGGGTCCTGCGCATGCGCGACGAACCCGAGCGCCTGACTTGGGAAAACTGA
- a CDS encoding class I SAM-dependent methyltransferase translates to MTSTVEKFVQQNQPDGVPPLELTGERTLPDLPEENYWYRRHLVVYDWIARRVNSKRVVDMACGEGYGTAVLAQTASHVTGVDANPEAFEHAAAKYSGERIEIVRDLIETYRPAEKVDAVSFLQTIEHVQDPAGVLRHFASLLSPGGKVYVSTPNLLTLAPEGAEKSENPWHVKEYKPAEFRELCQEVFTDVTIYGVFHARKLRVHELALRSGWDRVHKGLRISKLFYDRFTPAISENDFVLRRGESDGSLAKALDFVAVCSGPRA, encoded by the coding sequence TTGACCTCAACAGTCGAAAAATTCGTACAGCAGAATCAGCCAGATGGTGTACCCCCGCTGGAGCTGACCGGCGAGCGCACGCTGCCGGATCTCCCGGAAGAGAACTATTGGTACCGCCGCCACCTTGTGGTCTACGACTGGATTGCGCGGCGCGTCAACTCGAAGCGCGTCGTTGACATGGCCTGCGGAGAGGGCTACGGCACCGCCGTCCTGGCGCAGACTGCCAGCCACGTGACTGGCGTGGACGCCAACCCAGAGGCATTTGAGCACGCAGCAGCCAAGTACTCAGGCGAGCGCATCGAGATCGTCCGCGATCTCATCGAGACCTACCGCCCGGCCGAGAAGGTGGACGCAGTGTCGTTCCTGCAGACGATCGAGCACGTGCAAGATCCCGCCGGCGTGTTGCGTCACTTCGCTTCGTTGCTGAGCCCCGGGGGCAAGGTCTACGTCTCAACCCCGAACCTTCTGACGCTCGCGCCCGAAGGCGCCGAGAAATCTGAGAACCCCTGGCACGTCAAGGAGTACAAGCCCGCCGAGTTCCGCGAGCTCTGCCAGGAGGTCTTCACCGACGTGACGATCTACGGCGTCTTCCACGCCAGGAAGCTGCGCGTGCACGAGCTGGCGCTGCGCTCAGGCTGGGACCGCGTGCACAAGGGACTGCGGATCAGCAAGCTCTTCTACGACCGCTTCACCCCGGCGATCAGCGAGAACGATTTCGTGCTCCGTCGCGGGGAGTCCGACGGATCGCTCGCCAAGGCGCTCGACTTCGTCGCGGTCTGCTCCGGGCCGCGGGCCTGA
- a CDS encoding FAD-dependent oxidoreductase codes for MLLSLVTVCYKLKHRGDPWLGMIEKKFSEDSVKVTLVSEQNCLLYTPFLPEAAAGTLEPRHVVTPPRDLLHKSRVALGSMTGLDAERKVVQVRNAEGDPVELRYDRLVLSPGSVSRTLPIPGLAEHGAQFKSLADAIWLRNHVIRSLELAETVRDPRRLDELLTFVFVGGGYAGLEALAELQDFATDAMEMYPAAREHGLRWMLVEAADRVLRELDPKLADYTVREMRKRCIDVRLGTQLREVTANDVLISTGERINTRTLVWTAGVKPSPLVADLGLRLDETGRIVVDAEMRGEGHEEIWAIGDAAAVPNPIHPDRASPPTAQHARRQGIAVGLNVAASLGEGLARPCSYKDRGSFVNLGRYKAVAMTGKLRVRGPLA; via the coding sequence GTGTTACTATCTCTTGTAACAGTTTGTTACAAGCTCAAGCACAGAGGTGACCCATGGCTTGGAATGATCGAGAAGAAGTTCTCCGAGGATTCCGTCAAGGTCACGCTTGTCTCCGAGCAGAACTGCTTGCTCTACACCCCCTTTCTGCCGGAGGCAGCCGCCGGGACGCTCGAGCCTCGCCACGTTGTCACGCCTCCGCGCGACCTGTTGCACAAGTCGCGCGTGGCACTCGGCTCGATGACCGGCCTTGACGCCGAGCGCAAGGTCGTTCAGGTCCGTAACGCTGAGGGCGACCCCGTCGAGCTGCGTTACGACCGTCTCGTGCTTTCGCCCGGATCGGTCTCACGCACGCTTCCGATCCCCGGCCTCGCCGAACACGGCGCGCAGTTCAAGAGCCTCGCAGACGCGATCTGGCTGCGCAATCACGTGATCCGCTCGTTGGAGCTGGCCGAGACCGTGCGCGATCCGCGTCGGCTGGATGAGCTCTTGACCTTCGTCTTCGTCGGCGGCGGATACGCGGGCCTGGAGGCACTCGCCGAGCTACAGGACTTCGCCACGGACGCCATGGAGATGTATCCGGCCGCGCGCGAACACGGCCTGCGCTGGATGCTCGTCGAGGCGGCCGACCGCGTGCTGCGCGAACTCGACCCAAAGCTCGCCGACTACACCGTGCGCGAAATGCGCAAGCGCTGCATCGACGTGCGATTGGGCACCCAACTGCGCGAGGTGACGGCAAATGACGTGTTGATATCGACCGGTGAGCGGATCAACACGCGCACGCTCGTCTGGACTGCTGGCGTAAAGCCCAGTCCGCTCGTCGCAGACCTTGGACTGCGGCTCGACGAAACGGGCCGGATCGTCGTTGACGCTGAAATGCGCGGTGAGGGCCACGAGGAGATCTGGGCGATCGGCGACGCGGCGGCCGTGCCGAATCCGATCCATCCCGATCGAGCTTCACCCCCAACTGCCCAACACGCCCGCAGGCAAGGCATCGCCGTCGGCCTCAACGTTGCGGCGTCGCTCGGCGAGGGTCTCGCGAGGCCCTGCTCCTACAAGGACCGCGGGTCTTTCGTGAACCTCGGTCGCTACAAAGCGGTTGCCATGACCGGCAAGCTACGCGTTCGCGGGCCGCTCGCATAG
- a CDS encoding DUF1957 domain-containing protein: protein MPEREPIGRLAIVLHSHMPYVEGHGVWPFGEQWLWEVVSSSYMRVADVVRGAPVTVGVTPVLADQFESMRGPAGDRFVAWVNDSREYVYGEDMTAFIKVERPELHAALEPQLTDYRVAINRFENEFNRDLNGMFDDLGASGVELLGGPATHPILPLLASDFGLDLQLSVGMASHAERFGAARGAWLPECAWDRGVDAALARNGIEYFCVDQSVHLGEQSLDNLEPVATPAGPLAITIDWHTIAQVWREDGYPSIPVYRSTFARTIHDLLPYNNAGEGWAPEAARMQAQAHAEAFLRSLAARLEVYSTERGRQGTSVFAADTELFGHWWYEGPWWLEHVLKMAPEYGIELVTLGQAASGAAPADREIARSSWGANKTLETWDSPRTAGMVWNQRRAELELEQAIARGSVDQDAAEAARTELLALQTSDWAYMESIGRTGDYGATRFAEHLAAFERALSKLRG, encoded by the coding sequence ATGCCTGAGCGCGAGCCGATCGGCCGTTTGGCGATCGTTTTGCACAGCCATATGCCGTACGTGGAAGGCCACGGCGTGTGGCCATTTGGCGAGCAGTGGCTTTGGGAGGTCGTTTCCTCCAGTTACATGCGTGTCGCAGATGTTGTTCGTGGCGCGCCCGTCACGGTCGGCGTCACGCCGGTGCTCGCAGATCAGTTCGAGTCAATGCGCGGACCAGCTGGCGACCGCTTCGTCGCCTGGGTCAACGATTCACGCGAGTACGTATACGGCGAGGACATGACGGCGTTCATCAAGGTCGAGCGCCCCGAGCTGCACGCCGCGCTCGAGCCACAGCTGACCGACTATCGAGTTGCGATCAATCGCTTCGAGAATGAGTTCAACCGCGACTTGAACGGGATGTTCGACGACCTCGGCGCAAGCGGGGTGGAGCTGCTCGGTGGACCGGCCACGCACCCGATCCTGCCGTTGCTCGCGAGCGATTTCGGTCTCGACCTCCAACTCTCGGTCGGGATGGCAAGCCACGCGGAGCGATTCGGGGCGGCGCGTGGAGCATGGCTGCCCGAGTGCGCGTGGGATCGCGGAGTGGACGCCGCCCTGGCGCGCAATGGCATCGAGTACTTCTGCGTCGATCAGTCAGTGCACCTGGGTGAGCAGTCGCTCGACAATCTCGAGCCGGTAGCCACGCCAGCCGGACCGTTGGCAATCACGATCGACTGGCACACGATCGCTCAGGTGTGGCGCGAGGATGGTTATCCATCGATTCCGGTCTACCGCTCCACGTTCGCGCGCACGATCCACGATCTCCTGCCGTACAACAACGCCGGCGAAGGCTGGGCGCCAGAGGCCGCGCGTATGCAGGCCCAGGCACATGCCGAGGCGTTTCTGCGCTCGCTCGCGGCGCGGCTGGAGGTCTACTCGACCGAGCGCGGCAGGCAGGGCACGAGCGTCTTCGCCGCCGACACCGAGCTGTTTGGCCACTGGTGGTACGAGGGGCCGTGGTGGCTCGAGCACGTGCTGAAGATGGCCCCCGAGTACGGAATCGAGCTGGTCACGCTCGGGCAGGCGGCGAGCGGCGCGGCGCCAGCCGATCGCGAGATCGCGCGATCTTCCTGGGGCGCGAACAAGACGCTCGAGACCTGGGATTCGCCGCGCACCGCTGGGATGGTCTGGAACCAGCGTCGAGCGGAACTCGAGCTGGAACAAGCAATTGCTCGCGGCTCAGTCGATCAGGACGCGGCCGAAGCGGCGCGCACGGAACTGCTCGCCCTGCAGACCAGTGACTGGGCCTACATGGAGAGCATCGGCCGCACGGGCGACTACGGCGCGACTCGGTTCGCCGAGCACCTTGCTGCCTTCGAACGGGCCCTGAGCAAACTGCGGGGATAG
- a CDS encoding RNA polymerase sigma factor, with translation MEASPKDGHGLVPPGAVSGRLLSMQPDAVLCRLCTRGSDDAFAVLHARYSQQVFAFVFHLLNRPGSVDDAEDLTQEILGKAFSSMSTRRDEGSFKAWLFRIARNHTFDHIRARRPSPASFDDPDFHEEPSNVISLQQEVEKRSEMDWLLAAMGRLPDRQREALVLRELGGMSYDEIGETLDTSPEGVKQLIKRGRSNVSQAAEAIGYRSKSLSRDLAMAAPIVTIAWMGASAGNASAAAAVGTVAATTGGIAASGGAVAGGTGLAIAGGKVAATVLAVVAVGTGGVVVGEQVVSERSASDLPAQSESTKSSGSSGAPAQSLTLGEKAAAVAKANKVAANKRRAAAQERRALAKAKAKRVAAAKRSAAAKSKARSNSAAGRSNGSSKSTGGGNSSFGGGSSNSSSGGSKSATQNNTGGNGPGSQGGSGQPTTQGSGNGSANSNAGGKTKE, from the coding sequence ATGGAAGCTTCACCCAAAGATGGACACGGTCTGGTTCCGCCAGGCGCGGTCAGCGGCCGACTGCTCTCAATGCAGCCGGATGCGGTCCTATGCAGGCTCTGCACGCGCGGAAGCGATGATGCATTCGCCGTGCTGCACGCGCGCTATAGCCAGCAGGTCTTTGCGTTTGTCTTCCACCTCCTCAATCGCCCCGGCTCCGTGGACGACGCTGAGGACCTGACCCAGGAGATTCTTGGAAAGGCATTCTCAAGTATGAGTACTCGCCGCGATGAAGGGTCCTTCAAAGCTTGGCTCTTCCGAATCGCCCGCAACCACACCTTCGACCACATCCGGGCTCGTCGCCCGAGCCCAGCCTCGTTCGACGATCCCGACTTCCACGAGGAACCCTCGAACGTCATAAGCCTCCAGCAGGAGGTCGAGAAGCGTTCCGAGATGGACTGGCTGCTCGCCGCGATGGGCCGGCTTCCCGATCGTCAGCGCGAAGCACTCGTCCTGCGCGAGCTGGGCGGCATGTCCTATGACGAAATTGGTGAGACGCTCGACACGTCGCCTGAAGGCGTCAAGCAGCTGATCAAGCGCGGGCGTTCAAATGTCTCGCAAGCCGCTGAGGCCATTGGCTACCGCAGCAAGAGTCTCAGCCGGGATCTCGCAATGGCAGCTCCGATCGTCACGATCGCCTGGATGGGTGCCAGTGCGGGCAACGCAAGCGCCGCCGCCGCCGTCGGAACCGTCGCGGCAACCACCGGAGGCATCGCAGCCTCAGGCGGTGCAGTGGCGGGCGGAACGGGCCTTGCGATCGCAGGAGGAAAGGTTGCGGCGACCGTACTCGCAGTAGTCGCCGTCGGAACGGGCGGGGTTGTTGTTGGTGAACAGGTCGTCTCGGAGCGATCTGCCAGCGACCTGCCAGCCCAATCCGAGTCCACGAAGAGCTCAGGGTCGTCAGGCGCGCCCGCGCAGTCCTTGACCCTTGGCGAGAAGGCCGCTGCTGTCGCCAAGGCAAACAAGGTCGCCGCGAACAAGCGCCGCGCGGCCGCACAGGAGCGCCGGGCACTGGCAAAGGCCAAGGCCAAGCGCGTCGCAGCAGCCAAGCGCTCAGCGGCCGCGAAGTCAAAGGCCAGGTCAAACAGCGCCGCCGGCCGATCAAACGGCTCCTCGAAATCGACCGGTGGCGGCAACTCGTCGTTCGGCGGTGGATCCTCCAACAGCAGTTCCGGTGGATCCAAGTCGGCCACCCAGAACAACACCGGCGGCAACGGGCCGGGCTCTCAGGGCGGCTCGGGCCAGCCGACTACGCAGGGTTCGGGCAACGGCTCCGCCAACTCAAACGCTGGCGGAAAAACCAAGGAGTAA